The Gossypium arboreum isolate Shixiya-1 chromosome 6, ASM2569848v2, whole genome shotgun sequence DNA window taaaattttggagggaaaatattaaaaaaaaaattgggggggGATGGATTTGGGGTAGATAGGAGGTGGGATTGGAAGGAAGTAAAAATTTTAGGgggaaagtgggagggagtaaaaattatgggggaaaataaaaagttttgagggtttttgggagaaaaattttgagaaaaagtaaatgagagagtaaaattttggtaggaaatggattttgggtagattgAGTAGTTGGGATGGAAGAGGAGTAATAGTTTTGGGGGGaaagtgggaaagagtaaaagttttgagagaaaagtaaaaaggtttgggagtttggggtaaaaatgtaaaatattatagtttgatattcgaattattcgagttattcgaattcgaaaactcaactcgattcgaactcgaaattcgaaaaaaaattcaagttgactcgaataactcgattaactcaattcgtttaactcgaaattcgaattttttttattttttcgagtcgaatcgagttttactcacccctaggtaaagggtgttacaaactttctcatttaataattatttcaATATCTCTCAATTTATATGGTgtactcaataattcaacatgtCATTCAATATCATTTTCAATGCTTATTCATTTTGTCCCATATTAATTGACAATGGACATTGGGGCAGATACGCGGATCTATATAATGAGTAAGTCACGACCCTCTAGGAATTTGGACTACTTAATATGAATGCCATTATATGTCCATGACCCTCTGATAATCGGGGTTGCTCACGACCTTCTAGGAATTagacttaataaatcacttatattgGTGGCCCTATGGTATGCAAACTATACCCAGACCACGTCTAACACCATTTAACGAGGCATGATCATCATTATCACCATTATAACACAATTCAACATGATATCAAGATCTCAATATTATAAATACACAATTATATCAAGTTTATATGTACACAACGTACtcgtacacacatacatacatgtatatatatatcacaattcaATCATTCATAGTTTAATTTCAACAATCATGACATCAAATTCATTATCTCATAGTTTTTGGGGAAAGATACGATTACCTCAGCATTTATTTCATATTCAAATATAATGACTTACTATACTACTAACGAGTTATTGAAAGAGAATTATAGAAGCACAAACCGCAATAGTTATTCGATGTCCTGACGTTGTCTTTCTCTAGATTCAATAATACATTATGAAGACTACGTTAATTATAAAATTCGAACAtagattataataatataaacatcAATGTATTTATTACAATTTGGTCCCTCGAATTCCTAATGTACGAAACACCTGTAACTAATGATTTACCCAATTGAATCTAAACTCAACTAAACAAATATAGTACAGGGACTtcctacttttattatttattaataaaccccaaaatttttaccttttacaaataggtccttaataaatcataatttatcaaTAATCTAAGCTTGATTCAAACTCTATTCACCATCACCTACCACATTTTTATCATGTTCACACCAAATTTAACTAACCTCATACATGCATGAACTTAATCTCTTAACATCAAATTTCTCTATGTTTTCTAAGAATGgaaaattaaactaaaactttGTTAATTCATAAATCTAACATAAGGGTCTTCACCATCTACCATTTTTATCTAAAAATCCAACCAAATTTTATGAAGAAAACTTACAACTCCCTTTAACAATGTACGACAACAAAGGAAGATGAGAAAAGAATTTTTTCCTCTCTTCTCTATGGTGAATCGGTAGAGAAGAAGAAAGTGAGACTTTTACCATTTTCTCTCTCCCACtaatttcatgtatatatatgggtAATTAACATGATAATTAGCTTAAGTTATCAATGAATCTATTGTTTATTATATTATGATTCTAGTTAATGGAAAATGTTGGCGTAATAATGCTTAAgcaataattatgagttaaaatggCTTAATTGCTAACATACTCTTAgattaattgctatttaaggcaCTTGTTAACTTAAAAAGTCAAATTCCACTCGTTTCGGTCActatacaatttagtctctatactatAATTATTAATTGATCTAATCTAATTTCACTTAAATATTCAACCCTATAATCTCTTATTTGACACATAAATATTCAATCCAAATTTTAGCTAACTTGATTTAATAAATTCAgtcttaaaattaattttttgatgTCATTGAAACTCAAGTTGTTATATGACTAATGCGaaagtatataaattaaaattaatcaaattaaaataaaaggactaaatttacaatttatacaAAGTATAGACACTGATAacaaaatttgatattttttgcAACAAGGACACAAAGAAAACAGCCAAAAACAACGAAGTAAAATCGTATGAATCGAAAGAAAACCCACAACCCGTGGCCATGCAAAACGAAAATTCTTGACAAACTATAGAGATCCAAACTTAAGGTTTTTCCCTAACTTGGGCTCAACCACCAATAGCCTTCCAATACATTCACCTTACTTGCATATGATGCCCTAGGAGAGTAAGTCTCCAATTGTTGGAAATTGTAGAttacaaattaattatttatgagcACTATTTAAATTAAAAAGTGATGATTTATCATTTAATAGATACATTTTCTTGGGACATGTTTTTTCTTAGTATTCATTGAGTGCATATAAATAGAGGGACTATGATGCTCATAATGTATATTacaatcaattcaatttcaaaaattagAGTAGGAGTTAGGGAATTCCTCGATTTTGCTAATTAAAGGAAATTCAAAAGCTTTGTTGTATCCCGAGAGGACGTTTGTTTTAACCCCTCAGCAACTTTATGTGGGGACAAATAGTTCTCTTTGGAAAGTGTCATCCACGCATCAAAGTCTATTGTTTAATTTCATATAGTCTCCAGATCTATTGGCTCCACTCAATATCTCCAACACCAATTAcatataaacattaaaaagttGTTATGACATTAAAAGTTGGGTAAAAGTAACATCATCGGGTAGTATTTTGTCCCGTATacttaaaaaatgaataaattagtaTGTTAGATTAagtaaattgatttttttgttaaaaaattcatccctttatactattaaaaattagCGTGAGTAATAGAATAACAAGACAGTGACATTTGGCATGTCATGTATACTTTATACTAACGTATAAGGACCAATTTTTAATgatagaaatagataaaatttttagcaaAAGGACTaatttactttttgatctaaTATACAGGAAGTAATGTGCCTACTTTTTgaataaaatgaccaaaatataatttaactcttagtaggatttttttaattataagaTAATAGTCAAATTTTAGTTTTGGACATTGTATTATGTTGAAACTTgagatttaatatatatttttaattttgatataatttggtctctttatttttataatatcattaattaaTCTAAgtagttaatattattaactatttCAATCAAAATATTGACGTCAATTTAGTTACTCTACTCTAAGATCTCCTTTGTGTGACAACTTACTTATGCGATTACTTCTTATTTTTTACATGAGAAGATAATTGTTGAATTTCAATTGTAATCTTTCTgagattatataaaaatattcaaaatttaattttaaaccctatatttcaccaaaatttaatatatagtctttatactttaattttgatattatttagtatctcaatttttataatattttagttaGTCTAAATACTTGTTTATGATTAAAATATTGACGCAAATTTTTAGAAATTGTTAACaccattaaaatttttattaaatttaattttattataatatttttttattacataGATATCAAGTGagtaactttttcattttaaatttaacatgttaataaataaattcaaatttttaaattttaaaaataaaaaaattaaatttataaaaataaaagtataaagatgaaattttaataaaattaataattaactcAACGGTGGAAGTATACTAGTAAAAAGTGAAAATGAAGTTGGCACACGTGGTAGCAGGCTAAGAAAGGGAGGGCAATCTGGTAACGGTGAACAACCTAGGATCTAGGCTTGCTGCTCTTATAAAGTCCTTTCCACAGCTACCTCAGTCCTCAGCTCCTCCTCCTTATTTGCTTTCCTTTGCTGAATTCTGGGTCTGCCCTCCAAGCAGAATGAAAAACACTATAACAGAGTCTAACTATTATTAAGCCTGCTTCACTTTCTACCTCAGGCTGGCAACGCCTTCCGCCTTGTTCATCTacaactctttttttttcttaattagtTACTGCAACAAGTTTTTTGCCTATCAATCCAATCCAAAACTACCTATACTTAATATAAAAGTGAAAGTTGGAATATTGGTTTTATCAATTAATTAAGAGGTAGGTTGGATAACAATGGCACCTGCTCTGGGAAGCCCGCAACAGAAAAGACTTGGCAATGCCCTAACCTTTATGGCTTTGCTATTGCTACTTTTCTTCGGTAACGTGCATCTCTCTCTCTCGTTATGTTTTTCCTACTTCACTTTCTTTTTTTGTTCATGGCTTCACTTTGattttgtatataaataaattttaagctGTTAATTGTCActatatctttttctttttcttttttttttttctctttatatTGATTTCTTTTGTAAAGATacagaaaaaaattataaataaatttatagcTCCTAGAAAGATATTACATATactaactaaaaatcaaaatataatttcTTGTACTTAAAATATATCACACCAACAccatcaatttttaaaattttcaaaaacatcTTGTAGTTTtgaaaattgtttttaaaatgtgttttaagATTCTTTTTGTATATAAAAAGTGTTGTCAATTGTTCTCTTGCAACTCCCTTCACCATGCATGAATAGTATTTTAAACTAAAAATGAATGAAAGCAGTGGAGGAGTCAATCCAAGGTGAAGAAACAGTGAGTCAAGGAAGCATTAAAAATATAGTCTTTTCCAAGAAGAACAATACATCTGCCGTTGCTCGGAAGCTGCTGCAGTCCACTGGTATAGTATACCCTCCCTGTCTTAAATTAATTAACACCATCATGTTAGCTTTGACTTTTGAAGCCTGATATATATGGATGCACATATAGAGGACGGCGATGCTAATCGAATAGGCACGGCATGCACGAAGGACGACATCGTGATATTCCAAGGCTCCACGGCCCCGCTTCCCAATGGAATCCCGTCCTACACCGTTCAAATCATGAACGTGTGCTTGTCGGGTTGCAGTATCTCCAACATTCACGTCAGTTGTGGATGGTTCAGTTCGGTGAGGTTGATAAATCCCACGGTGTTTAGGCGACTCTACTATGACGATTGCCTTGTGAATGATGGGGAGCCTCTTGGACCTGGTGAATGCCTCTCCTTCGAATATGCCAATACTTTTAGCTACCCTCTCTCCGTGTCATCTGCAGCCTCCTGCTAACTCGCCCCACATTATGCTTCTCAGTCATGCATGACTCGGTTTCACATACATACAATGCATGTTGATAGTGTATAATTAATGTTTTCTACTTCGCAATAAGTTATCACATATATGGTATtaaatattaatgttattgccaGTTATTTATGTTTATCTATTTTttcttatataaaaaaatttaaaatttagaatttaatctttttattttaatttatttgatctctttatttttatattattataataataggCTAAATTAAAAACATTGTTAGTTACAGCCAATAAAGTGACGGTGTGAAATTTTTTATTCTTGTCTGATCTCATAATTAGGATCTTATGAAAATACATATAATACAGATAATCACATTCgtgcttaaattttatttttccacaAGAAATCACATCATCACCCTAAACACAACAATTAACAATGACTAACAACGATATGAAAGTGGAGGATGTTAGAGGGATCAAATACTAAATTTTAAGATAATAGAGTAactaaaatcataattaaacCTTTCATGTATTGTTAACTGCTAAGGATTAACACATTTGTTGTTGTTCAAATTTTGTAGCTATTATTATCGGATAAGTTTTACCTAAATACTAATTTCAGTTCTAATCCAATAAGATTGATCTCAaattatatttatctaaataCACCTTTAGTTCGAATCAATAAGGCTAATCTCATATCATAAAACAGATGATAACGCtaattataaaaagaaattcTCCAAACCAACTTTCCATCAAAGCTGGGCTTTTTTTACACACGATATAAAGAGCAAAACGAGCTATAAAGGTACACGTTAGTGGTAGACCATACAGGCCCAGGGCTATCCTAGCTTGGACCAGGACCAGGCATACCCATCCAATTTCCAAGTAAGATGGAATTAATTCaatctaaaaagaaaaaaaaattcaggCATTGAAGATAAGACGAACTCGATAAGATAAAATAAAGTTCTGCTAGTGGAACAAGCACAAAATGGAACCGCAAAAGGTTTGTAAAGTATAGAGAAGCAAATACCAAATAAGCCGAAAACTGTCAAAAAACTAATATCCATAAGTGTAAGTAAAATCGGTTACTCCAAACATGGCGGAAAGTATTTGGGAAACGATATAGAGACTGCCACCCATAATCACCAATATAAGAATTGCAGAGATGGGGTTCTTCAACAACTCCAGTATAGGCTGGAAGATAGTGTATATAGCCCCAGTACTGACCGTAAGCGCATAAAGTGCGTATCTCCTCACATTCTCCCAAAACTCCTCCATTAATGGCCCTTCAGGACCCAACGCCAAAGCCTTTTGGACATCCGCTTCCATTAGGAGCAATGCCAAACCCATAGAAACAGCTCCTACTACCACAAACCGTGAAAACCCACTTGAAGAAACTTGAGTAAGCTCCCTTTCGGGGGTTACTTGACATTCTGTTTGTGGAATTAGTACTGGCTTGTCTATCGCAGTGGTTTTAGGCGGCGTCCCGGGTTTTAACTTGAGACGAGGGTTGAAAGCGTTGAATGTGATAGATGTGATGGGTGGTTGAAGGGGGTGAAAAATAGTGGAGACTTTGGGGTGAGGTTGGTATGGCTTGGAGCCGGAGGCGTAGATTTGGTGTGTGAGCGTAGAGGTCTTCATTTTTTTTCCTCCGGGAACTTAATTGTAGAGCTTGGGACCTTATTGCTGAGGCTTATTTGGATGGCATCTAGGTTCCACATTGCCAAGTGTGTGGTTACTATGAGGTGTCCACACCTTATCCTTTTAGAAGCAAAcaagaatttgtgattaaagcaTATTTATTAGATTTGTGAttgcttaaaaataaaaaatgctaCAAATTGATTTTTCggtttaaaatttcattcattcatACGATTAAAAATTAGGGTAGTTGATCAAATAATCAAATAGTGAGATATTATATGCCATGTAGATCTCATACTGACATACATAGAttaatttttaacagtaaaactagattaaacttttaataaaatgatcagtttgctctttaatttaacatataaagactaatttgctcattttttaagTAAAGAGGGCAAAATATAATCTAACTCCTCGTACATGAGCCTCTataatacttttatcaaatttgtGTTAATTTAATCTTAGCACAATCACTACAGTTATTATAGCAATAATTAAAAGAATGTGAGTTTAAACgcgtttttcttttaatttaaatatgatGAGAGGTTATAGGTGAAGATAGACtttgtatataaaaaaataaaggttAGCATTTTATACACTGAGAGCGtacttttttttatttcacaagcaactttaaaaaattattacatGTGtcctttttaaaatatatttattttttaatattttaatatatcttATAGGATATTTGTCAACTCCTGACTCTACTTGTGGAGTCTAAAAACTCCATTAATAATGTATCAAATATTTCTAAAAAAACAATTCACCTATTTAAAAAGCAAAGAAGTGTTCGTCTGTAAAAAAATAGTTTAGCATTACTTTTGAAAATTATTGTTAAAAAAATGCTTTTTAAAAAGTGATTTTGTAaaaatacattttcaaaagtgattttgaaaattttggtttaagatttgTGTTTAGTATTTTTCATAacaatgtttttaaaaataaaatgtttattttataatTGATATTGTAAGTAAAAATATGCATTTTAATTATATTCAAATTGATTGATATTATAATATttcagtaaaaatataaaataataatttaatgtaactcattattaatatttttatgtagggtaaattacaccaactaTCCCTAAACTTTCTTTATAGTTATTTTTAAAAGTAACATTGCACCTTAATTCAAAGGGTTAATAGCTAATTTGTCCTTGAGCTATAgttaattttttagtatttttaaattttcttaacaataatagtaataaaaaaaatCGTCAGGTTTTCCAAATAGGGTTTTCCAATAATTGGTATCAAAGTCAAGTTTTGTTCTATCTAAAAGTATAAAAAAAAGTAATCAAAATagatttctcttcttctttaatgATTCGATTACATAGAAAGTAGCATTCTTTATATCTTATGCATGCTTTGAGTTATATATGGGAATGGATGTAATAttatataattgttattttttgcCAAGGTTGTACTTCTTAGGAAATAAACCATAGACTATCACCCCCATGTAAGactgtttatttttaaaatttataaaattcttGTTAGCCGGAAACAGACATAGgacttaaatgtaattttttctaAAGGAGTTCATGAGGAGGAGAAGGTGGAGTGATGGCAGTTGAAGACCCAAAGAATTCCTTGTGGtgaaaaattatgtaatttttgtttctcttttattTACTAGAAATAGAACCATGAAAACCTTGGTTGGcagatttattttaattacccatctatttatatatttttttataatatttatattatgttatagtataattgtgatatatatgtGTGAGATGTTCCACAATTGATCAATTAAAGATAAGAAGTGCGGTAATgataaaatacatgtgttgtattaTTTCAT harbors:
- the LOC108488700 gene encoding TPD1 protein homolog 1-like, which gives rise to MKAVEESIQGEETVSQGSIKNIVFSKKNNTSAVARKLLQSTEDGDANRIGTACTKDDIVIFQGSTAPLPNGIPSYTVQIMNVCLSGCSISNIHVSCGWFSSVRLINPTVFRRLYYDDCLVNDGEPLGPGECLSFEYANTFSYPLSVSSAASC
- the LOC108488416 gene encoding uncharacterized protein LOC108488416 → MKTSTLTHQIYASGSKPYQPHPKVSTIFHPLQPPITSITFNAFNPRLKLKPGTPPKTTAIDKPVLIPQTECQVTPERELTQVSSSGFSRFVVVGAVSMGLALLLMEADVQKALALGPEGPLMEEFWENVRRYALYALTVSTGAIYTIFQPILELLKNPISAILILVIMGGSLYIVSQILSAMFGVTDFTYTYGY